The Alteribacter populi genomic sequence CTGCGACATCAATTTGATGATGCGATGTCATTTGCCGTGAAAATTCAAGGAGTTGGTAAAAAGATTCGGCCATTTGCGGCGGCAATTTATCCTCTTCCATAACGGATTCTAGCATCATTACGACTTCTTCGTATTTTCCTAATTGAACTAGTAGGGAGACATATACTTGGAGAACTTCATAATACTGACCAATGCCTTCTTTTAACATTGCTTCACAATGCGTCTTCGCCTCATCCAGTCGGTTCAGCTCAATATTTGTTATTACAAGGCCATACCTTGCCTGTGGATGCGTGGGTTCCAACTCGGTTGATTGTTGGAAATATTGAAGGGCATCATAGTGCTTTTTTTCTTTTAATGCCGCCATCCCCTTATCCACAAGTCTCGCCACTAAGCCTGGAAACATAATGACGTTGTCGTGATGACCCTTTTTCTCATTTCCCATTCCACGTGCCACCTTTTTGTCAAGTGCGGATTATTACCTTTCAGTTTATCAATTTAAAAAGCGAAAAACAAATAATTCTTTAATAAGATAGAGGTTTTTAAATCTCGTTGAATATTGGTTTATTTGTAGCACCATCGATATCCGACTCAAGTCAGACGGTATATTAATCATAACCGATATACGAAAAGCCTCGAGGCGTTTTGTATCGTCTCGAGGCTTTTCGTATTTATGTACGTTTATAATTATCGCTTTAATGGCGTCCCAGGAGAGATTCGAACTCCCGACCGACGGCTTAGAAGGCCGTTGCTCTATCCTGCTGAGCTACTGGGACTCTGGAGCGGGTGATGGGAATCGAACCCACATCATCAGCTTGGAAGGCTGAGGTTTTACCACTAAACTACACCCGCATCAACTATATTAATTTTGCGATGCGACAATAACTAATATAGCTGATTATCAAAGAAAAGTCAACAGATTTTTTTCAAAAAGCTGTTCTTGTAAAGGTTGTTGATATTTGAGCTTTGAAAGACGCTTAAAAACAGCAAGACATTGAAACGTGGGTTTTTTACTCTTAAAAAAGCCATTCAAAAACATCAATACTATCTTTGGAATGTTTCACCTAACTCTTTCACTTCTTCTCCTTCAAGAGAATAAAAGGTGACGTCTGCTTTTTCTGCAGTAATATCTGCAATGACATAAGTACCCACTGTTACTTGCCTTGGAAGTCGGATGCTTCCGGGATTAATAAAAACCATTCCATCTTCCGTAAATGCGGTGGGGACGTGGGAGTGTCCGAAGCAAATCACATCTGCATTGCTTTCTTCGCCTTTGTATTTAAGTTGGAGTGAGGACATTTTCACGTTTAAGAGGTGGCCGTGGCCTGCAAAGAAACGAACGCCTGCTGTTTCTTCTACGATTTCCTCAGGAAAATCTTTATAAAAATCACAATTTCCCTTCACTGTTTTTACACCTGATAATTCTGGTGATCCCGGTTCGATTTCAGAGTCTCCACAGTGAATCATAATATCCACTTCTTCTTGATGGCGGTCGATCACTTGCTTTAATTCCTCTCGCCACCCATGACTATCACTAACAATTAATGCCTTCAAGTTTTCTACCCCCAATTTAGTGGTTTAGGAGTGAGTCCCATTGGTTGTCTAATTGTGTTAAGGCGTTTGCGCGATGGCTGATTTCGTTTTTCTCCTCTCGAGTCAACTCCGCCATCATTTTATTTTTGGACGGAACGTAAAACAGAGGGTCATAACCAAATCCGTGCTCTCCTTTTTTTTCTTCTGCAATTTTTCCTTCACACGTTCCTCTGAAAACAGATGAATTAGTTCCAGGAAGGTATACCGCTAAAACACATACAAACCTGGCTGTCCTCTCTTCTCCCGGTACACCTTTTAGTTCACGTAAAAGCTTTTCATTATTTGCCTGATCACTTTTCATATTCCCTGCATATCGGGCGGAATAAACACCAGGGGCTCCGTTTAAAGCATCCACTTCTAGGCCGGAGTCGTCAGCAATGACTGGCTTACCTAAAGCTTTACCGATCGTTTCTGCTTTTTTTATTGCATTGTCTTCAAATGTTTCACCATCTTCTACGACATCGTCTAGCTCTTCCACATCGAGCAAGGAAGTAACCTGAATACTTCTCTTTTCAAAAAAAGCTTGAAATTCTTTGACCTTACCAGGATTTTTAGTCGCAATTATGACTTCTCTCACGCTCATTGTTCTGACTCCTTTTTGAAAACAGGATCTTCAATATGAAGAGCGGCATCCCCTAGTGTTTCTTTTTGCAAGACAAACAGTTCTTTTAGTCCTTTTTCAGCTAAATCAAGCATGTCGTTTAATTGACTTCTTGAGAATGTTGCTTCTTCTCCGGTTCCTTGAATCTCTACATATTCACCTTTTCCGGTTAAAATCACATTCATATCAACTTCGGCTTTAGAATCTTCAGTGTAATTCAAGTCCAAGATCGAGCCTTGATTCGAATCTACGCCAACAGAAACGGCTGCTAAGTATTCTTTTACCGGAAATTCTTTAAACATTTTTTGTGTCATTCCTTTTTGAAACGCGAGACACATTGCGACAAATGCTCCTGTAACGGAGGCTGTGCGAGTCCCACCATCTGCTTGGATCACGTCACAGTCAATCCAAACCGTTCTTTCACCAATGACATCAAGGTTAACAACTGAACGAAGGGCACGTCCAATGAGACGTTGAATTTCCATTGTTCTTCCAGAAAGTTTTCCTTTGGAAGATTCACGAATGTTTCGTTGTTCAGTTGCTCGTGGAAGCATGGAATATTCAGCAGTAATCCAACCTTTTCCCTGACCTCTCATAAATGGGGGAACCCTGTCTTCTATACTAGCGGAGCAAATCACTTTCGTATCCCCAAAAGAGATCAAAACAGAACCTTCTGGGTGTTTTATGTAGTTTGCTTCTATCTTTACATTACGCAATTCATCGTTTTGTCGACCATCAACACGCATCTAACCACTCCTGACTTATTGTTACCTATAGCGAGCGTTCAAATCAGAGCAGCAAGTGCTTCTCAAATCTCTTCGAACAACTCTTTTAGCATTAACTTTCCTTACTATGTATACTCTTTACTTACGTGTCACAATTAAAAGATAAAGAGGTGGCTTGAAACGCCACCCCCTTATGATAATCGTTTCTGTATCCAAATTCAAATCAATTCGTGATTAGATTTAGTATTTTCCAGTGTTCACTGTGACGGGTCTTGTAACCGGTTCTGTAATCGTTTCACCTGAACTCACCATCAATTGATCATCATGCTCATCTACTTCAATGGCGACTTGTTCAACCTCTTCTTGTTCAGTTAACGAAAGAACAAGCATATTGACTACATGCTCTGATAGTGCCGTGCCTTCTAATTGGCTTAACAATCCATCGTTAAAGTTTAGCGTTACTGTACCGTCCCGATATGAAGGCTCCTCAACTAGCTCTGCTTCATTTCTAAAGTCAGTTAAAAGTGACGTTAACATATCAGGTCCTTTTAACAGTTCATCTACAACTGCCGTATAGGTGTCATCAGTTGAAGATACACGGCGAGTAACCGGAACGTAGTAAGTTTGATCTTCATTCTGAGAAAGGAAATATACAGTGACTGGCTTCGTATTTGAAAGATCACTTAAGTCACCCGTTTCAAGGTTGATGCCATGGGAACGTGTATACCCTTCTGCCACAGGTGTCCCATTTTGTGGCATCACTTCTTGCTCCTCTCCGCCAATTTTAATTTGCACACGATCAATATCATCGAATTGGGTCAATGTCCACGTAACCGACTGTAAGATTTTCAACTCATCTTCAGCACGGTATTCTTCAAAATCAGAAGAAAAGTCAACGACCGCTACACCCTCTTCTGTAATATTAGCATCAAGAACTTCTGTACCTGAAGGTAATACTGCTTGAAAACCATTTGGCAAAAGTTCCGTAACTGGCCCGTCTTTAACTAAATAAGCCATCGATTGAAGGACATCACTTTCTGAACTTGGCAAATCTAAGGCTTGCGGCGTCACCATTCCGTTTTTATCCATTAAGTAAAGCTCAAGCATGGCTGTCTCTTCAGCAGTTTCACCTTTGTCTTCACCCTCTACGGCAGTGCCACCTTTTTCTTCAGTCTCTTCCGCCACTTCCTCGTCCCCATTTAACTCTTGTTCTAATTCTTCTTCCAATTCCTCATCTAATCCTTCAAATAGCTCTTCGTCCATTTCTTCTTCAAGTCCTAACTCTTCCTCATCCTCCACATATTGCGGCGGATCTACTTCCTCTAAAGTTTCTTGCGCCTCATCTACTGATCCGCAAGCTGCAAGGACAGCTGCTGACAGTAGTAGCATCCACCATGATTTTCGTATTCGATGAAGCATACTTTTCCCTCCTCAGGCAGTTTGTACTATCATATATACGAGCCCCAACTCGTTTTAGACCAACTTGTTTTATATCAAATTGTGCGGGGACTGTCCCCGCACAATTTAAAGACGGTTGTTGGTATTGTGATTCGCTTTCGGTGGACGCTTTCCGCGGGCATGGCCTCAGCTAATCGATATGGAGCCTATCTTCGGATTTCTGAAGGCTAATTTGCATTTCACCCGAATATCGGTGATATGCAAAAATCAGTTGGCGGTGAGCTTGAGAAAGTACACCGCCCGACAGACAACCTCATCAATCATATTTGCTAAGTAAAAACGGTCCCAATTATCGAATGCCGATAATTGGAACCGTTTTTTTCTTAATTAGAGACTGTTTTGCCCCAGCCTCCTCTTTTTATTTATTCTTTGATACTGTTTGTAAGACTAATTTCGTGGACGACTTCTACCGAGATTGATAACCACTGATTGGCAATATTTTTAAATGTTTCACTCGGTCCTGTTGAGTAGAACTGATGCTTTGGCTTGCGATCACCTGTATATAACAGGTCATTATGATAGAGGAGTGCACTCACTTCTCGAGCGGTTTCATCGCCTGAGCAAATGACCTTGATGTCCTCACCGACAACTTTTTGAATTACACTCTCAAGAAGCGGATAATGAGTACAGCCTAAAATCAGACTGTCGATACCAGTTTCAACGATCGGTTCGAGGGTCTCCGCCACTACCTTTTCAGCAACCTCTCCAGTAATAATCCCTTTTTCTACAAGAGGAACGAATCTCGGACAAGGAAGACTCTCTACCCTCACTTTATCATGAATGCTTAAAAGCGCTTTTTCATACGCTTTGCTTAAAATTGTCCCTACTGTTCCGATTACTCCTACGTGATCATTCTCCGTCACTTTTAAAGCTGCAATAGCCCCGGGATGGATAACACCGATCACAGGTATAGAAAGTCTTTGCTTCGCCTCTTCTAATACGACCGCTGTAGCCGTATTACAAGCAATAACGAGCATCTTCACGTCATTACGAAGCAAATAATCAATCATTTCCCATGTGTAGGTTCGAACTTCTTCAACATGTCTGGGGCCATAAGGGCACCGTGCAGTATCCCCAATATAAATAACTTCTTCTTTCGGTAATTGGCGTAGCAATTCAGAGACTACAGTTAGCCCACCTACCCCTGAATCAATTACGCCTATTGGTTTTTTCAAAACTGATAATCCTTCTTTCTCTCATTAGCTCTCGTTCAATCACTAAGTTATTCTAATTTTAAAAACTCTTTAAGAGGATGTTCAAAAACCGCTAAAAATAGCTGTCGTACCTCTTCGTTGGCTCACTTCTCCGCCTCGACCTAATCGGCTCTTTTTATGCTCCTTTTGAACACGCACTTTAAAAAGTTGTTGCTCTTTGTTTTTTAGAATGACTTCCATGTTTTAGCATCTTTTTTCATTTCGTCAAAAAGATAAGTTAAACTACGATCCAAGAAGTCTACTTGTTCTGGTGAAAAATCGTCTAGAATTCCTTGTAAATAAGCTTGCCTCTGATTGATTACTTCTTTAATAATTGTCGCACCTTTATCTAATAAGTGAATTCTCACAACTCGACGGTCATTAGAATCTTTCACTCGCTCAACTAATTCATTTTTTTCCATACGATCAACGAGATCTGTCGTTGTACTGCACGCTAAATACATTTTTGAGGACAATTCACCGATTGTCATATCACCATATTCATGAAGCCATTGAAGCGCGACAAATTGAGGAGGAGTGATCGGAAATTCGTTAAGAATCTCTCTCCCTTTTTGTTTGACAATGTCGGCAATCATTCGTAAAGATTTTTCAATTTGAGCGACTTGCTGTGTATTCATTGTTTGTTCTGGCATTGTCTTCCCCTCCTAATGACCCTATCGGTCTTCTCAATTAATATCCCTTTTTCTTTATCATTATGTAAGAACCCTCTAGTTGATTAGGTCATACGGTTTATTTTTTAAAACTATACATTACTCTTATTTTCTTAGTTTTTCTTCCTCTTTTCAAGTCTTTCTATCTAAAAGTTAGAATAAACTTTTAACCACAAACCTGAACACGTCATTTAAAAGCCTCTATAGCAAGGCTATAGAGGCTTTTTTCAAGAAAGGAATAAGCAGACAATTACCTTTACAATGCTCTTCACAGCAAGTAAGGCTAAAAGCTGTTCTTTATTTAGGCGGCATATTTATTTGTCAATGAAAGTCTCTTCAACAAGTGCTTTCACATCATCAGACGTTTGCATGTTAAGAGCTCTTTCAGCGACTTGTTCTGTTTCTTCCTTTGTCAATTGAGCAATTTGACTACGGGCAGGAAGAACAGATGTTGCGCTCATACTAAACTCGTCCAGGCCAAGACCGAGCAGAAGTGGGATAGCTACTTCATCTCCAGCCATTTCTCCACACATGCCGGCCCACTTACCCTCTTGGTGAGCAGCATCAATTACAGACTTGACTAAACGAAGGATAGCTGGGTTGTATGGTTGGTACAAGTACGACACTTGTTCATTCATACGGTCAGCCGCCATCGTATATTGAATTAAATCATTCGTACCGATACTAAAAAAGTCGACTTCTTTTGCAAATGTATTCGCCATAACTGCAGTGGATGGAATTTCAACCATAATGCCCACTTCGATTTCATCACTTACTTCTGTTCCACCTTCTTTTAGCTTCTCTTTCTCTTCAGAAAGCATTGCTTTTGCTTGACGGAACTCATCAAGTGTCGCAATCATCGGGAACATGATTTTCAAGTTACCAAACGCACTTGCTCGAAGAAGCGCCCGGAGTTGAGTTCGGAACATCTCGTCTTTTTCAAGACATAAACGAATCGCTCGGAATCCTAAGAATGGATTCATTTCCTTTGGCAAGTCCAAGTAAGGAAGCTCTTTATCTCCGCCGATATCTAACGTACGAATCACAACAGGCTTACCTTCCATATCTTCAACCACTTTTTTATAAGCACTGAATTGTTCTTCTTCCGTCGGTAATTCATCACGGCCCATGTACAAGAACTCCGTACGGTATAATCCAATTCCTTCAGAACCGTTATTTAGTACGCCCTCAAGGTCATTCGGTGTCCCGATATTCGCCGCAAGTTCCACGTGATGGCCATCTTTTGATTCAGTGGCTTCATCTACAAGCTTAGCCCACTCTTTTTTCTTCTCAGCGAATTCGTCTTGTTTCATTTCATATGCTGCAATTTCTTCATCAGTTGGATCGACAATAACAGTTCCGTCGATTCCATCTACAATCATCATCGTATCAAAATCTGCAGATGTTGTGACTTCTTTCGTTCCAACGACAGCCGGGATTTCCATCGAACGTGCCATAATTGCGGAGTGAGATGTTCTGCCTCCGATGTCAGTTGCGAAACCTTTTACAAACTCTCCATTTAACTGAGCTGTGTCAGATGGTGTTAAATCGTCAGCAATAATCACCACTTCTTCATCAATCTCAGCAAGAGAAACCATTTTCACACCCAGAACATGAGCAAGTACACGTTTAGAAACGTCACGGATGTCAGCTGCACGCTCTTTCATATATTCGTTGTCCATGTTTTCAAACATAGAAACAAACATATCTGATACTTCTTTTACAGCAAAAGCAGCGTTTACTTTGTCATCTTTCACTTTCCCACGGATCGCATCAACAAACTCAGGGTCACTTAAAACTAGGAGGTGAGCT encodes the following:
- a CDS encoding metallophosphoesterase family protein, producing MKALIVSDSHGWREELKQVIDRHQEEVDIMIHCGDSEIEPGSPELSGVKTVKGNCDFYKDFPEEIVEETAGVRFFAGHGHLLNVKMSSLQLKYKGEESNADVICFGHSHVPTAFTEDGMVFINPGSIRLPRQVTVGTYVIADITAEKADVTFYSLEGEEVKELGETFQR
- a CDS encoding XTP/dITP diphosphatase, translated to MREVIIATKNPGKVKEFQAFFEKRSIQVTSLLDVEELDDVVEDGETFEDNAIKKAETIGKALGKPVIADDSGLEVDALNGAPGVYSARYAGNMKSDQANNEKLLRELKGVPGEERTARFVCVLAVYLPGTNSSVFRGTCEGKIAEEKKGEHGFGYDPLFYVPSKNKMMAELTREEKNEISHRANALTQLDNQWDSLLNH
- the rph gene encoding ribonuclease PH, producing MRVDGRQNDELRNVKIEANYIKHPEGSVLISFGDTKVICSASIEDRVPPFMRGQGKGWITAEYSMLPRATEQRNIRESSKGKLSGRTMEIQRLIGRALRSVVNLDVIGERTVWIDCDVIQADGGTRTASVTGAFVAMCLAFQKGMTQKMFKEFPVKEYLAAVSVGVDSNQGSILDLNYTEDSKAEVDMNVILTGKGEYVEIQGTGEEATFSRSQLNDMLDLAEKGLKELFVLQKETLGDAALHIEDPVFKKESEQ
- a CDS encoding GerMN domain-containing protein, whose protein sequence is MLHRIRKSWWMLLLSAAVLAACGSVDEAQETLEEVDPPQYVEDEEELGLEEEMDEELFEGLDEELEEELEQELNGDEEVAEETEEKGGTAVEGEDKGETAEETAMLELYLMDKNGMVTPQALDLPSSESDVLQSMAYLVKDGPVTELLPNGFQAVLPSGTEVLDANITEEGVAVVDFSSDFEEYRAEDELKILQSVTWTLTQFDDIDRVQIKIGGEEQEVMPQNGTPVAEGYTRSHGINLETGDLSDLSNTKPVTVYFLSQNEDQTYYVPVTRRVSSTDDTYTAVVDELLKGPDMLTSLLTDFRNEAELVEEPSYRDGTVTLNFNDGLLSQLEGTALSEHVVNMLVLSLTEQEEVEQVAIEVDEHDDQLMVSSGETITEPVTRPVTVNTGKY
- the racE gene encoding glutamate racemase, which translates into the protein MKKPIGVIDSGVGGLTVVSELLRQLPKEEVIYIGDTARCPYGPRHVEEVRTYTWEMIDYLLRNDVKMLVIACNTATAVVLEEAKQRLSIPVIGVIHPGAIAALKVTENDHVGVIGTVGTILSKAYEKALLSIHDKVRVESLPCPRFVPLVEKGIITGEVAEKVVAETLEPIVETGIDSLILGCTHYPLLESVIQKVVGEDIKVICSGDETAREVSALLYHNDLLYTGDRKPKHQFYSTGPSETFKNIANQWLSISVEVVHEISLTNSIKE
- a CDS encoding MarR family winged helix-turn-helix transcriptional regulator, with the protein product MNTQQVAQIEKSLRMIADIVKQKGREILNEFPITPPQFVALQWLHEYGDMTIGELSSKMYLACSTTTDLVDRMEKNELVERVKDSNDRRVVRIHLLDKGATIIKEVINQRQAYLQGILDDFSPEQVDFLDRSLTYLFDEMKKDAKTWKSF
- the ptsP gene encoding phosphoenolpyruvate--protein phosphotransferase, with amino-acid sequence MSQTLTGIGASSGIAIAKAFRLETPDLTVEKTTIEDVSSEEEKLDSALAASKEELEKIKEKTKNELGEEHAEIFSAHLLVLSDPEFVDAIRGKVKDDKVNAAFAVKEVSDMFVSMFENMDNEYMKERAADIRDVSKRVLAHVLGVKMVSLAEIDEEVVIIADDLTPSDTAQLNGEFVKGFATDIGGRTSHSAIMARSMEIPAVVGTKEVTTSADFDTMMIVDGIDGTVIVDPTDEEIAAYEMKQDEFAEKKKEWAKLVDEATESKDGHHVELAANIGTPNDLEGVLNNGSEGIGLYRTEFLYMGRDELPTEEEQFSAYKKVVEDMEGKPVVIRTLDIGGDKELPYLDLPKEMNPFLGFRAIRLCLEKDEMFRTQLRALLRASAFGNLKIMFPMIATLDEFRQAKAMLSEEKEKLKEGGTEVSDEIEVGIMVEIPSTAVMANTFAKEVDFFSIGTNDLIQYTMAADRMNEQVSYLYQPYNPAILRLVKSVIDAAHQEGKWAGMCGEMAGDEVAIPLLLGLGLDEFSMSATSVLPARSQIAQLTKEETEQVAERALNMQTSDDVKALVEETFIDK